In Terriglobales bacterium, the DNA window GCGGCGGCGCCGCGCAGGGAAGAGCCGCGGCTGGTGATGGAGACGCAGCCGGAATCGCCAACCATGCCGCCGGCGAAGGCTTCCGAAGCCACGCTGCATCCTCCTGCGGCAAAGAGCCCGAAGGCGCCCAAGGGGGTGGTGGTGCTAACCATCGGGCTGCCGGGTTCGGGCAAGACCACGTGGTACAAGCGGCGCGGGGTGACGCCGCTTTCGAGCGATTTGCTGCGGAACATCCTGTTCGACGACATCACCGAGCAGCGCTACCAGAGCCTGGTGTTCTCCACGCTGCGGTCGCTGCTGCGGGCGCGCCTGATCGCCAAAATGCCGTGGAACTACGTGGACGCCACCAACCTCTCGCCGGGGGAGCGCAGGCAGTGGATCAAGATGGCCAAGGGCTTCGGCTACGAGGTGCAGGCGGTGTTCTTCGACGTACCGCTGGACGTTTGCCTGGAGCGCAACAAGCGCCGGGAGCGGGTGGTGCCGGAAGACATCATGCGGCGCATGGCCGCCAAGCTGAAGGCGCCCAGCTTCGAGGAGGGATTCTCGAAGATCGTGGTGGTGAGGGTGAAGAAAAGCGATTGAATCACTTGAGGGATGTGGTGATGTGGTCATCTGGTCATCTGGTCATCTGGTCATGGGGAGAATCCCCGGCAGGCCACGCTGAAGTCCTCTCCGGCGTAGTAAACGATGAGTTAATAACCTAGGTACTACTTACCCTTAACATACGAATTCTTGTTGCATTACAAATGGGGCAGGAGTATGCTGCGGCCCGTTCGCCCCGAACAAAACAAACCCAGGCAGCGCCAGACATGCTTCTGGAAAAACTCCGCCACGGAGTGCTGGAGGTCGCCACCGACCGCGGGCCGCGGTACGTGCGCCCGTCGGTGGTGGAGCGCGTGCAGCTGCTGTGGATGTTCCGTAACTTCCATGTACTGCCGCAGCAAGTCCTGGGTTCCCACCAGAAACACCTGATCGATTCGATGTGCCGCGAAGAGCGCTTCCGCCAACACAAGCTGAACGGCCACCTGCCCTGCGTGATCGGAACGGTGGAGCGGCTGCCCATCCTGCCTGGAAAGAACGGCAACGGGAAGGCGGCGTAGACTCCTTCCCGCGCGTACCTAGCCCTAGGGATCACAAACAAAACCGAGGTTCCTCGACTGCGCGCTCCTTGCGGCTGCAGCCGCAAGCGGGCTCCGCCTCGGTCGCGCTGCGCTCGGGATGACAAGGTTGGGGCAAGGTTTACAGGCTGGGGAATCGCGTGTACTCTAGGAGTGTCGAGAAAAACGGACAAAACTGAGGAGCACACCAAGCCTAGTGTTGGCGAGAGAGCGCAAGACAGACGTCATCCAGCGGCACCGCCTGCATGCGACGGACACGGGAAGCCCGGAAGTCCAGATCGCGGTTCTGAGCGAGCGGATCGGAGAGCTGACCGAGCACTTCAAGACGCATAAGAACGACCACGCCTCCCGGCGGGGTCTTCTGATCATGGTGAGCAAGCGCCGCCGGTTGCTGGACTACCTGAAGAGCTACGACCCCGATCGGTACAAAGACGTCATCCAGAAGCTCGGAATCCGCAAGTAGGAAGCCCGCGAGGGCGAGCCTGCACGCGGCCGGGCACGGGTGTACGTCGGGGTGCGAGTTCGGGTGGTAGCCAGTCGGCAACGGTTCGCGCCCACCTGCGCATCGCGTTTGGCGACTCATCGGTATCCGAATCAAGGAGAAAGTAATGAAACAAGAGATCGTCGTAGAACTGGCGGGCGGGAAAAGCCTGCGCTTTGAGACCGGCCACCTGGCAAAGCAAGCGCACGGCTCGTGCGTGGTGCGCGCCGCCGACAACGTGGTGCTGGCAACGGCCTGCGCCAATGCGGAGCCGCGGGAAGGCATCGACTTTTTCCCGTTGACGGTGGACTACCGCGAATACACATACGCGGGCGGACGCTTTCCGGGCGGGTTCATCAAGCGCGAAGGGCGAATGAGCGAGAAGGAAACGCT includes these proteins:
- a CDS encoding AAA family ATPase, which gives rise to MRKWMRERLKRRKKKNVSEVEATGRIGQPLPSGAEPLRPSYPEAMLRGAEAATPQPREAQPARETPRQPARETPRQHAAAPRREEPRLVMETQPESPTMPPAKASEATLHPPAAKSPKAPKGVVVLTIGLPGSGKTTWYKRRGVTPLSSDLLRNILFDDITEQRYQSLVFSTLRSLLRARLIAKMPWNYVDATNLSPGERRQWIKMAKGFGYEVQAVFFDVPLDVCLERNKRRERVVPEDIMRRMAAKLKAPSFEEGFSKIVVVRVKKSD
- the rpsO gene encoding 30S ribosomal protein S15 → MLARERKTDVIQRHRLHATDTGSPEVQIAVLSERIGELTEHFKTHKNDHASRRGLLIMVSKRRRLLDYLKSYDPDRYKDVIQKLGIRK